The Topomyia yanbarensis strain Yona2022 chromosome 3, ASM3024719v1, whole genome shotgun sequence nucleotide sequence CTATAGTAAAAAACATGAGTTCTCATATTCTGTGTAATTATATTGTTGATATATGTTTTGTTAGCTCAAACGAGCACCATATTACGCTTTAAAGTATATGCTGATGAAATGCAATTATTGTATCGTGCTTAAATGAAACCAATCGGCATAGCTATCGGGTTACGCACGTTTGAGTGAATTGCAAGTTGAAACTTGTTTTGATTCTTGTGCTTTTGTTTAGCTTTGAAAGCCGGTAAAAGGATAACATGAATGAGTTATTTCGAATAGAGTAAAAAGAAAATCGTGCCATCTCACATATTTAGAAAAAAGTTCAATACCATAACAAAAACATAATTATTTGTCATCCAAAACCATACTATCGTTGGTAGTTTCAACAGCAACCATTTCTTCATCCCCTGCATTGTCAACGTCTGTTGAAGTCGTTCGGACGGATTTTTTTCGATGATTTAGTCGTTGAAACTTAGCATCCCAGCTTCGGTCAGCAGATTCGATGCGATGCACGTACTTGAGATGATTGGCCAAAAAATGGTCCTGACTGTACCGTTGAGTACACATATGACATGCATGCACCTTGGTCGAGTCTTCCTTATGCGTTTCGTAGTGCTGGATGTATAACATACGTCTTGTGTGCTGTTTGCCACATATTTCGCACTGATACGGATATTGTCCGCTGTGTCGAATCTCGTGAGTGCTCCTCTCCGATTGTGAGCGCAAAACTAGTGAGCAAAATCGGCAGGGAAATCTTTGCTCGCTCGTATGCATCAGCATATGATCTTTGAGGTGACCGGGGCGTTTGAAGGAAAAATTACAAATGCAGCATTCGTACTTTCGTTCATCGGAGTGCGAAATCATGTGCGAAGTTAAGTTGCCTCGGGCCTTGAAGGTtcctttacaaattttacaacgaTACTCACGAGGATTTTTGTGCCGCCTTAGACAGCTGCGGACGAGCAGTTCATGTTTGTACTTTTTTCCACATTCAGGACATTTATGCTCGGATTTGTCTTTATGTGATGCTATATGTACGGTTAATGTTTGCGGATGTCTAAATCCTTTGCCGCAGATGTCGCAGACATGTACCTTATCGTAGTACACGTTCTGTTGATGGTGACGAATATCTACTTTACATTTGTATTTCTTGTGACAAATGTGGCATTTGAAAGGACGTTCGATTTCTGTCTCATCTTCATATACTTTGGGTGTTCGGGCATGTTCCTCAGAATGTTGCTTAAGTTTTTCCTGAGAATCGAATTCTTCAAAGCACCCACAGCACCTAAAACCTCTTGGCCCTTTATGTATTTTCATGTGTTCCAACAACTCTTCAAGTGTACGCCTGGCCGATACGCATTTACTGCATTCAAAAGAGTGACTACTTTTTGACGCACGAAGATGCTCTTTCAACTTGAACGAAGTTTGGTAGCGTTTGAAACAACCGGAACATTCAATCGGAAGTGTCTCGTCTTCGAAGGCGTCCGGTTTATGTACCTGCTCCTGGTGAATTTTAAGCTCGCCAATTGTTTCAAAAACTTTCTTACAACCACAGCATAGGGATAATGTGGCAGACAAATCTTTTTCAAATTGCTGCTTCCGAGATATACCATAGGGTAGAAGTTCATGAGCACGGTATGTTTCGAAATTCTTAAACCGATCGTAACAAATGAAACATTGGTACTTATTTAATGTCACTCGCTTGCGGTTCCATTTTCTCTTATCAGCTTCCTTGTGCATATTCGAATGATTTTCAAGCCTCTGTCGACTGGTTGTGCTCAAGTCACAACCGCAACATTTGAACATGTTGTCCGAATGAATGTCCCTCACGTGATCATCCAATTCCGGTACGGTGCGAAAAAGAGCTTTGCAGAAAGCACACTTCTTCGGTGGTCGAGCATTATTTTTACCGGTCTTATGAGCCACCACCAAGGCCTTACTAGTAAAATGAGCATAACAGATGTTACATTGATATTCACTTCCTTC carries:
- the LOC131691601 gene encoding zinc finger protein 708-like, whose protein sequence is MNKSEPMCRICLFEDKTGSRSRFVSIFKQNEQFSQLNSEFTTIEALFDICGIKVLFEDVYPKVLCAACHFKLVKAYNLRKQAQRSQQTLTNMLNEQHQQDAKSAIPLQDKLDMAWAQPESDEFIEEDLNTDEEAGLNWKPEVFDGQVEGSIDGQIRCCGCDATFDRKAQLRKHSFEEHRQLRPAVVEGSEYQCNICYAHFTSKALVVAHKTGKNNARPPKKCAFCKALFRTVPELDDHVRDIHSDNMFKCCGCDLSTTSRQRLENHSNMHKEADKRKWNRKRVTLNKYQCFICYDRFKNFETYRAHELLPYGISRKQQFEKDLSATLSLCCGCKKVFETIGELKIHQEQVHKPDAFEDETLPIECSGCFKRYQTSFKLKEHLRASKSSHSFECSKCVSARRTLEELLEHMKIHKGPRGFRCCGCFEEFDSQEKLKQHSEEHARTPKVYEDETEIERPFKCHICHKKYKCKVDIRHHQQNVYYDKVHVCDICGKGFRHPQTLTVHIASHKDKSEHKCPECGKKYKHELLVRSCLRRHKNPREYRCKICKGTFKARGNLTSHMISHSDERKYECCICNFSFKRPGHLKDHMLMHTSEQRFPCRFCSLVLRSQSERSTHEIRHSGQYPYQCEICGKQHTRRMLYIQHYETHKEDSTKVHACHMCTQRYSQDHFLANHLKYVHRIESADRSWDAKFQRLNHRKKSVRTTSTDVDNAGDEEMVAVETTNDSMVLDDK